In the genome of Rhizobium sp. 007, one region contains:
- the lysA gene encoding diaminopimelate decarboxylase gives MTLLNGNERAARSPALHHDSFSYESGQLFIEGMSVNEIADAIPTPFYCYSAATISNAYRLLADKLGSSRTSICFAVKANSNVSVLRLLSDLGCGMDIVSGGELERALAAGTQPSKLVFSGVGKTRAEISRALAVGIHQINVESPAELDAIRDIARSLGRRAPIVFRVNPDVDAKTHAKISTGKKGDKFGIALEEIPELYAKAEASPELDVAGLAVHIGSQLLDLSPYRAAYERLADLVKTLRSRSHQVRRLDLGGGLGISYDFGAGPDVGEYAKIIEETVSSIDCELTVEPGRWLVGPAGLLVTEVLYLKNTGNMATAIVDAAMNDLMRPSLYSAVHPVLPLQNIDGGDSSTYQLVGPVCETSDVFGSYEGLPKLREGARLAFGCAGAYGASMASTYNSRDLIAEVLVDGAQFRVIRRRQTIGDLLALEADAPWQSSNTYADAATAL, from the coding sequence ATGACACTTCTGAACGGAAATGAACGCGCGGCACGATCACCGGCGCTCCACCACGACAGCTTCTCCTATGAGAGTGGTCAACTGTTTATCGAAGGGATGTCAGTTAACGAAATTGCAGACGCCATTCCAACGCCGTTCTATTGCTACAGCGCCGCTACGATCAGCAACGCCTACAGACTGCTGGCCGACAAACTCGGCTCGTCGCGAACTTCGATCTGTTTTGCCGTCAAGGCGAATAGCAACGTTTCCGTGCTGCGGCTGCTCTCGGATCTGGGTTGCGGGATGGACATCGTATCAGGTGGCGAGTTGGAGAGGGCGCTTGCCGCCGGCACGCAGCCGTCCAAGCTCGTTTTTTCCGGTGTCGGCAAGACCCGAGCGGAGATCTCTCGCGCCTTGGCGGTTGGCATCCATCAGATCAATGTCGAATCGCCCGCCGAGCTGGATGCCATTCGGGACATCGCTCGATCGCTCGGTCGTAGGGCACCTATAGTCTTCCGGGTAAATCCCGACGTCGATGCGAAGACCCACGCGAAAATCAGCACTGGAAAAAAAGGAGACAAGTTCGGAATCGCCCTCGAGGAAATCCCGGAACTGTACGCGAAGGCCGAAGCGTCGCCCGAACTTGATGTAGCTGGTCTTGCCGTGCACATTGGATCACAGCTCCTGGATCTGTCGCCTTACCGGGCAGCGTACGAACGGCTCGCTGACCTCGTAAAGACACTGCGGTCCCGCAGTCACCAGGTACGGCGCCTCGACCTAGGAGGTGGCTTGGGAATCTCCTATGATTTCGGGGCCGGGCCTGATGTCGGTGAGTACGCGAAGATTATTGAGGAAACGGTCTCGTCCATCGATTGCGAACTCACCGTCGAACCCGGTCGGTGGCTCGTCGGACCAGCGGGCTTGCTGGTCACTGAAGTGCTGTATCTGAAGAATACTGGCAATATGGCGACCGCCATCGTCGACGCTGCCATGAACGACCTCATGCGACCCTCGCTGTATAGCGCCGTTCATCCGGTACTGCCGCTGCAAAATATCGACGGTGGCGACTCCTCGACGTATCAGTTGGTCGGTCCTGTCTGTGAAACTTCCGACGTTTTCGGAAGCTACGAAGGCCTACCCAAGCTTCGGGAAGGGGCTCGGCTCGCATTCGGTTGTGCAGGCGCCTATGGGGCATCGATGGCTTCTACCTATAATTCCCGAGATCTGATCGCAGAAGTTCTGGTTGATGGCGCCCAGTTCCGGGTCATTCGGCGTCGCCAGACGATCGGGGACCTCCTCGCCCTCGAGGCGGACGCGCCATGGCAGTCATCCAATACCTATGCTGACGCAGCAACAGCGCTTTGA
- a CDS encoding LysR family transcriptional regulator, with the protein MRLSQRQIEIFNAVMIYKSTTAAAETLGTSQPTVSRELRELEAYLGFELFNRFGKRLSPTNQALLLHSAVSRSFVGMQEISRVALAIKQHNAAHLRIASLPAYAEAFLPLVAERFLKSRSQVHLSIHSLEEVQLRHDLTTQMFDIGLTEGSFEADDATTETIDVGEVVCVLPRNHALTSKSALEPKDFQGTDFVYFAQEDPYRRKIDLIFEAEGVSRRYCVEATTATGVCSMVASGVGVSIVNPLTASHYAAKGVALRRFSVPVPYQLNLWRPAKALRSTHADLFVSVMRQVANEVVEKLRSL; encoded by the coding sequence ATGCGACTGAGTCAGCGTCAGATTGAAATTTTCAATGCTGTGATGATCTACAAGAGCACTACTGCTGCCGCGGAGACGCTCGGCACCTCGCAGCCGACGGTAAGCAGAGAGCTTCGGGAGCTTGAAGCCTATCTCGGCTTCGAACTTTTCAATCGCTTCGGAAAGCGTCTTTCTCCAACCAATCAAGCTCTACTTCTTCACTCCGCCGTAAGCCGCTCTTTCGTGGGGATGCAGGAAATCAGCCGCGTCGCATTAGCTATCAAGCAACATAACGCGGCTCACTTGAGGATCGCGAGCCTTCCCGCCTATGCCGAGGCGTTCCTTCCATTGGTCGCAGAACGTTTCCTGAAAAGTCGATCGCAAGTCCATCTATCGATACATTCTCTCGAGGAAGTTCAACTGCGGCACGATCTGACCACCCAGATGTTCGACATAGGTTTGACGGAAGGCAGCTTCGAAGCCGATGATGCGACCACGGAAACCATCGATGTTGGTGAAGTCGTATGCGTGCTTCCTCGCAACCATGCCCTTACGTCCAAGAGCGCGTTGGAGCCGAAGGATTTCCAAGGCACTGATTTCGTCTACTTCGCTCAAGAGGATCCGTACCGCCGTAAGATCGATCTGATCTTCGAGGCCGAGGGCGTCTCTCGAAGGTATTGCGTGGAAGCAACGACGGCCACAGGCGTCTGTTCGATGGTCGCTTCCGGTGTTGGCGTCTCCATCGTCAATCCTTTGACAGCTTCGCACTATGCCGCGAAAGGCGTTGCCCTGCGTCGCTTTAGTGTGCCTGTGCCGTATCAGCTGAATCTGTGGAGACCGGCCAAGGCACTGAGATCCACTCACGCCGACCTTTTTGTGAGTGTGATG